In Primulina huaijiensis isolate GDHJ02 chromosome 16, ASM1229523v2, whole genome shotgun sequence, a single genomic region encodes these proteins:
- the LOC140961849 gene encoding uncharacterized protein yields MSLSAAEDDPATEIHLPADIDWEMLDKSKFFFLGAALFSGVSGTLYPIVMLKTRQQVMLNEMSCFKMAGSIMRSEGFRGFYRGFGTSIMGTIPARALYMGALEVTKSNVGYIASSRFGFSDASASAIANAAAGLTAAMAAQLVWTPVDVVSQRLMVQGGGSCNTNSCMVGLKKYSGGIDAFSKIIHMDGARGLYRGFGISILTYAPSNAVWWASYSIAHRTIWGGVSCYICKKDENDNGGSGYRPDGKTVVAVQGLSAAMASGVSALVTMPLDTIKTRLQVLDSEESVRSRSPTILQTVKKLLREGGLGACYRGLGPRWASMSMSATTMITTYEFLKRLSTKTQENFA; encoded by the coding sequence ATGAGTTTAAGTGCTGCGGAAGATGATCCTGCAACGGAAATCCATCTTCCTGCTGATATAGATTGGGAGATGCTTGATAAATCCAAGTTTTTCTTCCTTGGGGCTGCTTTATTTTCTGGTGTTTCGGGCACTCTTTATCCTATCGTTATGTTGAAAACACGGCAGCAAGTGATGTTGAATGAGATGTCTTGTTTCAAAATGGCGGGTTCCATCATGAGGAGCGAGGGGTTCAGGGGATTTTATCGGGGTTTTGGGACTTCTATAATGGGAACTATCCCTGCACGAGCCCTGTATATGGGTGCGCTTGAAGTGACTAAGAGTAATGTCGGGTACATAGCAAGCAGTCGATTTGGATTTTCTGATGCCTCGGCCTCGGCTATTGCTAATGCTGCTGCAGGCCTAACGGCTGCAATGGCTGCACAATTAGTTTGGACACCAGTTGATGTTGTGAGCCAGAGACTAATGGTTCAAGGAGGAGGTAGTTGTAACACAAATTCCTGCATGGTGGGCTTGAAAAAATACAGCGGTGGGATCGATGCGTTTAGTAAGATCATACATATGGATGGAGCAAGGGGGTTATATAGGGGATTTGGGATATCTATATTGACTTATGCACCCTCCAATGCAGTGTGGTGGGCGTCTTACTCTATAGCACATAGGACGATCTGGGGTGGTGTCAGTTGTTATATCTGTAAGAAAGATGAGAACGACAATGGTGGAAGTGGTTATAGGCCGGATGGAAAAACTGTAGTGGCAGTTCAGGGCCTGAGTGCTGCAATGGCAAGTGGAGTGTCGGCATTGGTGACAATGCCACTCGATACGATCAAGACACGGTTGCAGGTTCTGGACAGCGAAGAAAGTGTGCGTAGTAGGTCACCAACAATTTTACAAACCGTGAAGAAGTTACTGAGGGAAGGTGGATTAGGTGCTTGTTACAGAGGGTTGGGACCTAGATGGGCATCTATGTCAATGTCTGCCACGACCATGATCACGACCTATGAGTTTCTTAAGCGGCTTTCAACCAAAACTCAAGAGAACTTTGCTTAG
- the LOC140960670 gene encoding ran-binding protein 1 homolog b-like → MASSTSEPTTFRKSEEDDDEDSKPSAEDEDTGAHVAPIVRLQEVSVTTGEENEDVLLDLKAKLYRFDKEGNQWKERGVGGVKLLKHQETSKIRLVMRQNKTLKICANHLVLPSLSVQEHQGNDKSCVWHAADFADGELKEETFCIRFASVENCKSFKEKIEEITKSQGEAVGDSAEGVTAANLIEKLSVESKENEEKKPGAKKAPLSEEEKKELDE, encoded by the exons ATGGCGAGCAGCACCTCAGAACCCACGACTTTCAGAAAATCCGAGGAGGACGACGACGAAGACTCCAAGCCGTCCGCCGAAGATGAAGATACTGGAGCTCATGTTGCCCCCATCGTCAGACTTCAAGAAGTCTCCGTCACCACCGGTGAAGAGAATGAAGATGTTCTTCTTGACTT GAAAGCAAAATTGTATAGATTTGACAAGGAGGGCAACCAATGGAAGGAGAGGGGAGTCGGCGGTGTGAAGCTTCTAAAGCACCAGGAGACTAGTAAAATTAGGCTTGTCATGAGGCAGAACAAGACTCTAAAGATCTGCGCCAACCATCTTG TGCTGCCCTCATTGTCGGTGCAAGAGCATCAAGGGAATGACAAGTCATGTGTATGGCATGCTGCTGATTTTGCCGATGGAGAGCTAAAGGAGGAAACTTTCTGCATTCGTTTTGCATCTGTGGAGA ATTGCAAATCATTCAaggaaaaaattgaagaaatcaCAAAATCTCAGGGAGAAGCTGTTGGAGACAGTGCAGAAGGCGTCACTGCAGCCAATCTTATTGAAAAATTGAGTGTTGAGTCGAAAGAGAATGAAGAGAAGAAACCAGGGGCCAAGAAAGCGCCTTTATCTGAGGAGGAGAAAAAAGAACTCGATGAGTAA